Part of the Bacteroidales bacterium genome is shown below.
GAAAGAATGGTACAGGCGGCAAGGATTTCGGGAAACCGGAATAAGATCATACGATCATCTACCTTTTAAGGTATGCATGATGAATAAAGAATTATGATGTTGAAATTTACATACAGACAATAACATGAAGATCACCTCATCAAAGATCCCTGAAAATACGATCATCAAAAAATACCTGCCGGCTGGTTTTTCTGACTGTTTCCTATGCACGGACAGCCCGGAAGGTATTTCCGCGGATGATATGATGGTGGCTTTCTGGACCACCATGCCCCGGTGGCTGAGCATACTTTTCAAAATACGCGATATGCTGGTCAGCCCTTTCGGCCTGAAAACCGGAAAAGGAAATGCGGAACAAATGGAAGAAGCCATCCGCGAAGGAAAGAACTATCGTTTTATGTCGGTAATGGAAAAATCAGAAAAAGAAACCGTGATCGTCCTGGATGATAAACACCTGAAAGCATATTTCTCCACTTATATACAGACCGACGAAAATGGCGGCAGATCGATTTATCTCAGTACGCTGGTTAAATACCACAACCGGCTGGGCCGCGTTTATTTTTTCGTTATCCGCCCGTTTCACACCATAGTGGTCAAAAAGCTATTCCGGCAGGTTATTCGGGATAAAAGTATATGATCAACTTATTAATTTGATGGATGGTTTAATGAAATCATTGAATAATCGGAAGCTTCTGCAACGATTATGATAATCAAACACTAAGATGCCTCTTTCTGACAACTGTATGTCAGTATATAAAAAGAAAAATAACCTTCTCTCTACTTCTTCAACTCATATTTATCTGTACCCTGTATTCTTTAGGATTTCTCCCTGTTATTGCATAAAACTGCTTAATAAAATAAGGGATATTGTTATAACCTGATTCGTAAGCTATCTGCGAAACTGTCAGATTAGAATATGAAAGCAACTTACAGGCATGTTCAATACGTATTTCAGCCAGGCACCGGAAAATACTTTTATCCGTTTTTTGCTTAAAGGAACGGCAAAGCGCCGATGGATTCTGATTTACATAACCGGCAATTTCCCGTAACGTTATTTTGTCTTTAAAATGATTGAAGAGATAAGCGTATACTTTATTGATCGGTCCATCCAACTCATTGACCATATTGGAACTACTATAAGCCGTATCTGAAAGCAATTTTGTAGTCTTACACTGTGACAGTTTTTCCAGAATATGAAATAAATGGATTAACCGTGCTGTGAATTTCAGCCTGTTAATATCCTGAATCAATTGTTTTATCTCAATATAAAGTTCCCGGTCATAAAACCGTATCCCATATTGGCTTTTGCGTAACAATTCATAGATTTCCCGGTAGTCAGGAAGATCCACCATATTCAAAGGTAAAATCTCAGGCAGGAATTGTAAAGTATCCCCTCCGCTTATTTCTATTTCCGTCGAATTCTTCAGCTTGGAATCACATAAATGAAGATGTGGCACATTACTGCCAATCAGGGCAATATCCCCCTCTTTATAATCCGCAACCCCTTCTCCGACGAATTGCTTCCCACTTCCCTGATTGAAAAGCATTATTTCAAACTCCGGATGCTTATGCCGGGGCAAAATAAATTGAGGATAAGGAACATGGCTACATAAAGTAGTCATTTTATGTATGATCTTTCGTTCTAAAACAGCCATATCGATAATAATATTCTTAAATGCAAATATAAGAAAGTATACTGCAAATTAAATAGAATTTTATCTGAAATAACTCCTTTAACTTTGTAACATCTTATTCGGATATATTTCTGAATGATAAACGTATAGCAGCAAACAGCTATTTATGTTAGATAAATAAAAATTAAAAGTTATGGAATACAGAAAAGTAAACGGCTCGGGACTATTCGTTCCGGCTTTAACATTAGGTACAGGAACGTTTGGCGGAACAAATGGTTTTGAAGGATGGGGCAATACAGATGTAACAGAAGCAACAAGAATGGTTGACATCTGTCTGGATGCCGGACTGAATATGTTCGATACGGCGGATATATACTCCATAGGATATTCCGAAGAAATTCTGGGAAAAGCGATCAAAGGCAAGCGCAACCAACTGCTCATATCCACAAAAGCAACCTTTCCTATGAGCGAAAATAGGAACGATAGGGGTAGTTCACGCTGGCATATCATCAATGCCTGTGAAGCCAGTTTAAAACGATTGGATACCGATCATATCGACCTGTACTATATGCACGGGTTTGATGCCAATACCCCGGTAGACGAAACACTTCGCGCATTGGATGATTTGGTCAGTAGTGGAAAAGTACGTTATATAGGCTGCTCTAATTTTGCAGGCTGGCATTTAATGAAATCGATTTCAATATCAGAAAGATATGGTTGGAGCCGTTATGTTGCCCATCAGGTGTATTATTCACTGCTCAACCGTGAATTTGAATGGGAATTGATGACATTGTGCATAGACCAGCAAGTAGGTGCATTTATCTGGAGCCCCCTGGCTGCCGGAAGGCTTGGCGGACGCTACCGCCGGAATAATCCCATCCCTAAAGACGGCCGGGTAGCCCGCGGCGGTTCCCCTGTTCCCGATGAGGTAGTATCGTACGACAGATTATATGACATCATGGATGTGCTGGACGTGATTGCTGCTGAAACCGGAAAAACAGTGGCACAGGTTACACTCAACTGGTTACTGCAACGCCCCACTGTATGCAGTCTGGTAATTGGTGCAAGCACTGAAGAGCAACTGAAGCAAAACTTAGATGCTGTAGGGTGGAATCTATCGGAAGAACAGGTGAAACGTCTTGATGAAGCAAGCAAAATACCTAAAACCTATCCTTACTGGCATCAGGATGAGAAGTCGTGGTTGAAATCGCAGTTATTTATTTAATAATATCATAGTTAAGATGACAAAAGAAAAAAGAAATGGACCCTGAGATGTATAACCTGACAGAACAATTTGTTATTGAATCGTTTTCAAAAGCCGGACGCAAACATGAAATACAGCATCTGGAGCGAACCGTTTACTGGCTCAGGCAAATATACCCTCCGGCTGATGATGCCATGCTTGTTGCTGCCATTTCACACGATATTGAAAGGGCATTTCGGAAAGATGATATGTCGGCTAAAGAAAAGGAGCTGGGCTTCATCAGTATTGATTTCTTCAGGATTCACGAAGAACGGGGTGCCGGAATTATGGTTGCTTTCCTCGGAGAGTACAATCAACCGGAGGAATTTATCAAAAAGGTTTCCTCGCTGATCTCCAGACATGAAGAAGGAGGCGACAAAGAGCAAAATATCCTTAAAGATGCCGATAGCCTTAGTTTCCTTGAAAACAACGCGGACCATTTTATAGCAGATAAAATACAGGTCAACGGGTATAATATGGTAAAGGAAAAAATATGCTGGATGTTCGACCGGATCACTATGCCTGAAGCAAGAGAACTGGCGTTGCCCTTTTATCAGAATGCAGTATGGAAATTAACCAATAATAAAAATTCAGATCAATGAAAAGTATTATAAAAATATCATTATTAGCCGGATTATTAACTCTACTTTCCGGCATCACATTTAGTCAAAATAGTATTCATTTAAAAAACGGAAAAAAAATGAAAATAATGGTAACAGGACACAAGGGGTTTATCGGTGGTCATTTTGTGAAGGAATTTGCCGACAGGTATGAGATTGTAGGCTATGATCTTAAAGACGGTGACGATATCCTGGATTACGAAAAGCTGAAAGAACGTATGCAAGGTTGTGACGTTGTTGTGCATGAAGCCGCAATCCCCGCCCCCGTTCCCGGTAAAAGTTATGACGATTATATCCGGACCAATGTAATGGGCACTTTAAATGTACTGAAAGCAGCCCATGAAAACGGCGTCAAAAGAGTTGTTTATGCCAGTTCAACAACTGTTTATGGTATTGAAAGCGGCATTCCTTTTTCATATCCTATCACCGAAGGACAAAAGTTCGTATCTCAATACCTGAAAGCAGATGACCTGAGTTGCCGCGATATAGATCTTTCATACCATACCAGCAAAGTGATGGCGGAACAAATGGTAGCATGGTACGGACTGAACAAAAAGCTACAAACCATTGCCCTACGCTATGGCCCGACAGAACATGTAAATCTCGGAGCACACGTAAGCATCCCGAATGTACTACAGGCTACCCGGTTGGCAGTGGATAGCCCGAAAGAATTCTGGTACGAAGCATTCAGCATTGTAGATGGAGACGTAGAATTCATTGATATCTCCAAAGCCCGGGATATGCTTGGATATGAGCCCGAACCGGCTACATATGCGAAGGAGAAAGTCGTTGCCACTTTTGAAGACAGATTGAAGCTGGATAAACGTTGAACCACCTCTTTTTGTAACAAAAACCAAATGTCAGGAAACAATGCGAGTACAGATATTATCAATATATTCATGTGAATAAAATTTAATTTTTAATGGCCACATGAACCCCGAAACCCAAAGGGTTCACCGAAGGTAACGGCTCAGCAAAGCTAAATATCCAATTGTATCCATTACGTTGGGTGAACAGTAATGTTTATGGACATTTCATCTGATCAAACCTTTCCCAGGTCAAACAAGTTATTTTACAGATATACACCCGGAACCCGATCAGACATCCTCCAGAAAAACAAAATCCCGTGAAATACGGGATTCTGTTTCATGCTGTTTATTCTATATATCAAGGGAACAAACCACAATAAAGTATCTTATATTATAATGAGATGCCAGTTTTTTTGTGCGCAAATATTTCCTATCCAACTTTGGATGCTATTGTATCGGTCCCTTTGAATAAATAAACCTCCAAGATCTCCACCTGTTCGGTTAGGTAAAGAATTAGCAAGACTGATCATAGCAGCACTGTTTTCGAGAATAGGGGCATAAGCCAGATAAATTAACTTAATGTCACAATTACTTGCAATTGAAGGTAAGGTTAATCGTGTAATCTGTGTTCCGGTGCAATCAAGATACTTTAGTCTGAGACAATTGCTTACATTCAATTCTGTCAGATCACAATATTTACAATTTACAATTTCAACCCGGTCAGGTAATTTCAATTGGGTGATTTTCCTGTATTCACAATTCAACGTGTTAAGGCTGAAAAGACCAGAGACATCGAGGGTCGACATTAAACATCTCTCTTTAACACCGGTACAACTGATATTCACTTCTTCAAGCTCTTGTGCTTCGTTAAATTGAACGATTGGCATACCTGTAGCCTTTAAATATGTGAGTTTATTCTCAGGATAAAAAATGTCTCTATATATATTGATAGTATAAATACCAGGCGAGTCATATTGATGTCCACCATTCGACAAATCTTTGTCAATATGCTTATCTCCCCATTCTATTCTGAATACATCTTCCGTTTCAAGTTCGACAGAAGAACAATAAGGGGTTTGGATTTCTATCTTAGGTAACCTGTAAAAATTTTCCAATCGCCAGTTTATATCCTGCATGTGATTTGATAAAGCTCCAGCTAGTTCAGGATAATGAACATAATCTATAGCCGCTTTGTAATCCCCAGGTTCTGATCCTGATCTTACAGGAAGAGAAGTCATATCTAAATAAAATAATATATTACTATATGCATGTGTAGTGTTTACATATTTGAGATTTGGGGCATTATCAGGTATTATAGAAGAATATAAATAATTATTTTC
Proteins encoded:
- a CDS encoding DUF2867 domain-containing protein is translated as MKITSSKIPENTIIKKYLPAGFSDCFLCTDSPEGISADDMMVAFWTTMPRWLSILFKIRDMLVSPFGLKTGKGNAEQMEEAIREGKNYRFMSVMEKSEKETVIVLDDKHLKAYFSTYIQTDENGGRSIYLSTLVKYHNRLGRVYFFVIRPFHTIVVKKLFRQVIRDKSI
- a CDS encoding AraC family transcriptional regulator yields the protein MAVLERKIIHKMTTLCSHVPYPQFILPRHKHPEFEIMLFNQGSGKQFVGEGVADYKEGDIALIGSNVPHLHLCDSKLKNSTEIEISGGDTLQFLPEILPLNMVDLPDYREIYELLRKSQYGIRFYDRELYIEIKQLIQDINRLKFTARLIHLFHILEKLSQCKTTKLLSDTAYSSSNMVNELDGPINKVYAYLFNHFKDKITLREIAGYVNQNPSALCRSFKQKTDKSIFRCLAEIRIEHACKLLSYSNLTVSQIAYESGYNNIPYFIKQFYAITGRNPKEYRVQINMS
- a CDS encoding aldo/keto reductase, with protein sequence MEYRKVNGSGLFVPALTLGTGTFGGTNGFEGWGNTDVTEATRMVDICLDAGLNMFDTADIYSIGYSEEILGKAIKGKRNQLLISTKATFPMSENRNDRGSSRWHIINACEASLKRLDTDHIDLYYMHGFDANTPVDETLRALDDLVSSGKVRYIGCSNFAGWHLMKSISISERYGWSRYVAHQVYYSLLNREFEWELMTLCIDQQVGAFIWSPLAAGRLGGRYRRNNPIPKDGRVARGGSPVPDEVVSYDRLYDIMDVLDVIAAETGKTVAQVTLNWLLQRPTVCSLVIGASTEEQLKQNLDAVGWNLSEEQVKRLDEASKIPKTYPYWHQDEKSWLKSQLFI
- a CDS encoding HD domain-containing protein codes for the protein MDPEMYNLTEQFVIESFSKAGRKHEIQHLERTVYWLRQIYPPADDAMLVAAISHDIERAFRKDDMSAKEKELGFISIDFFRIHEERGAGIMVAFLGEYNQPEEFIKKVSSLISRHEEGGDKEQNILKDADSLSFLENNADHFIADKIQVNGYNMVKEKICWMFDRITMPEARELALPFYQNAVWKLTNNKNSDQ
- a CDS encoding NAD(P)-dependent oxidoreductase is translated as MKSIIKISLLAGLLTLLSGITFSQNSIHLKNGKKMKIMVTGHKGFIGGHFVKEFADRYEIVGYDLKDGDDILDYEKLKERMQGCDVVVHEAAIPAPVPGKSYDDYIRTNVMGTLNVLKAAHENGVKRVVYASSTTVYGIESGIPFSYPITEGQKFVSQYLKADDLSCRDIDLSYHTSKVMAEQMVAWYGLNKKLQTIALRYGPTEHVNLGAHVSIPNVLQATRLAVDSPKEFWYEAFSIVDGDVEFIDISKARDMLGYEPEPATYAKEKVVATFEDRLKLDKR